In Helianthus annuus cultivar XRQ/B chromosome 3, HanXRQr2.0-SUNRISE, whole genome shotgun sequence, a single window of DNA contains:
- the LOC110930420 gene encoding 23 kDa jasmonate-induced protein, whose translation MATTAVRVFGKPIAQGTRTQRAQAAKSYQNADGKLDQVLQVSTQSQKAAAGGANVATVSTTFGRVYNATGDPITYVTAHDWQGHVVGEYPVNIQNGQWAIFEHVGTRGPQCQGSVAAVVYNIQDCCDSMVAWNNPWKTASGGNNTAYCEMNDPGYFDDCSWCAIRKKLKASGTESRTSMEGYATKVSKDTGSNTPTYSAIFYLDVDP comes from the exons ATGGCAACAACCGCAGTTCGTGTGTTTGGCAAGCCAATCGCTCAAGGAACTCGTACCCAAAGGGCCCAAGCCGCCAAGAGCTACCAAAACGCAGATGGCAAGCTCGACCAGGTGTTGCAAGTTTCAACCCAGTCTCAGAAAGCCGCTGCAGGAGGGGCCAATGTCGCCACTGTTAGCACCACATTTGGCAGAGTTTACAACGCCACAGGTGACCCTATAACCTATGTGACTGCACACGATTGGCAAGGACATGTAGTTGGGGAGTACCCGGTAAACATCCAGAACGGACAGTGGGCAATCTTTGAGCATGTTGGCACCCGTGGCCCACAATGTCAAGGATCAGTTGCCGCTGTTGTGTATAATATTCAGGACTGTTGTGATTCGATGGTTGCTTGGAACAACCCTTGGAAAACTGCCAGTGGAGGAAACAACACT GCTTACTGCGAGATGAATGATCCCGGATATTTTGATGATTGTAGCTGGTGTGCAATCCGTAAAAAGTTGAAGGCTTCTGGCACTGAAAGTCGAACAAGTATGGAAGGTTATGCTACAAAAGTGAGTAAAGATACAGGAAGCAATACTCCAACTTACAGTGCCATTTTCTATCTTGACGTAGATCCATAA
- the LOC110930421 gene encoding phosphatidylinositol glycan anchor biosynthesis class U protein isoform X3, whose product MEESSGKTTKKHPWFWSSAVASIVLRLVLIVYFPNTLNFSSRPEVSTPITSLRRLAEGYWLKQSSMSPYAGSMYHGSPLLLSILGPLTGDRGEGQSHLLCGLAFVIADFITAILIRAIGQLLQVADIQSLKSLGASKFSKTSENFPAGDIAALVYLWNPLTIITCLGYSTSPIENLMIVLSLYGACRRLVPLAAFGLVMASHLSLYPVILIIPLVLLIGSGLDTPPRKLFLQPNHGDGYKKTNFSWRRVVLFFLWASVWALYVLVLCSISLKEYSGLGEMFKRTYGFILSVEDLSPNIGVLWYFFAEVGDSALYLGLLGLFVNALADMQFSFFLFSGYLGTLLLSPVMHNLWIWRGTGNANFYFATAMAYACFQIILVVESVSSMLNHDRALKKGATPVAKKIQ is encoded by the exons ATGGAGGAATCATCGGGGAAGACAACGAAGAAGCATCCATGGTTTTGGAGTTCCGCTGTAGCTTCGATAGTGCTAAGACTAGTACTCATAGTCTACTTCCCAAACACTCTCAACTTCTCCTCTCGCCCCGAAGTCTCCACCCCCATCACAAGCCTTCGTCGCC TGGCGGAAGGTTATTGGTTAAAGCAATCTTCGATGTCGCCGTATGCTG GCTCAATGTACCATGGATCTCCTCTTCTATTATCGATCCTTGGGCCTCTCACTGGTGATAG AGGTGAAGGACAAAGCCATCTTTTATGCGG TCTGGCATTTGTAATTGCAGATTTCATCACTGCAATTCTTATTCGTGCGATTGGCCAGCTTCTCCAAGTGGCGGATATCCAGAGTTTGAAATCATTAGGAGCTAGTAAATTTTCAAAAACATcag AAAATTTTCCCGCTGGTGATATAGCCGCTCTTGTGTACCTATGGAATCCTTTGACCATCATCACGTGTTTGGGGTATTCAACATCACCGATCGAAAATCTGATGATTGTTTTGTCTCTATACGGCGCATGTAGGA GACTAGTTCCTCTTGCTGCTTTTGGATTGGTGATGGCATCTCATTTGTCCCTCTATCCCGTTATTCTAATCATACCA tTAGTTCTGTTAATAGGTTCTGGTCTAGATACACCGCCAAGAAAACTGTTTCTGCAACCAAATCATGGCGATGGTTACAAGAAAACTAATTTTTCATGGAGACGAGTTGTTTTGTTCTTTTTGTGGGCTTCTGTATGGGCACTCTATGTTCTAGTTCTGTGCAGTATTTCTCTAAAAGAGTACAGTGGCCTCGGAGAAATGTTTAAAAG AACGTATGGGTTTATTCTCAGCGTAGAAGATTTATCTCCAAACATTGGTGTCTTGTG GTACTTCTTTGCAGAG GTTGGCGATTCCGCTCTTTACTTGGGCTTACTGGGCCTGTTTGTCAATGCATTAGCCG ATATGCAATTCTCGTTTTTCCTTTTCTCTGGGTATTTGGGGACGTTACTTCTTAGCCCTGTGATGCACAACCTGTGGATATGGCGG GGAACAGGAAATGCGAACTTTTACTTTGCTACTGCAATGGCTTATGCTTGCTTTCAG ATTATCTTAGTTGTGGAGAGTGTAAGTTCGATGCTTAACCATGATAGAGCTCTAAAGAAAGGTGCTACACCGGTTGCAAAAAAGATACAATAG
- the LOC110930421 gene encoding phosphatidylinositol glycan anchor biosynthesis class U protein isoform X1: MEESSGKTTKKHPWFWSSAVASIVLRLVLIVYFPNTLNFSSRPEVSTPITSLRRLAEGYWLKQSSMSPYAGSMYHGSPLLLSILGPLTGDRGEGQSHLLCGLAFVIADFITAILIRAIGQLLQVADIQSLKSLGASKFSKTSENFPAGDIAALVYLWNPLTIITCLGYSTSPIENLMIVLSLYGACRRLVPLAAFGLVMASHLSLYPVILIIPLVLLIGSGLDTPPRKLFLQPNHGDGYKKTNFSWRRVVLFFLWASVWALYVLVLCSISLKEYSGLGEMFKRTYGFILSVEDLSPNIGVLWYFFAEVFDFFRDFFLIVFHINILFMVLPLAIRLHHRPCFLAFVYIAISSILKSYPSVGDSALYLGLLGLFVNALADMQFSFFLFSGYLGTLLLSPVMHNLWIWRGTGNANFYFATAMAYACFQIILVVESVSSMLNHDRALKKGATPVAKKIQ; this comes from the exons ATGGAGGAATCATCGGGGAAGACAACGAAGAAGCATCCATGGTTTTGGAGTTCCGCTGTAGCTTCGATAGTGCTAAGACTAGTACTCATAGTCTACTTCCCAAACACTCTCAACTTCTCCTCTCGCCCCGAAGTCTCCACCCCCATCACAAGCCTTCGTCGCC TGGCGGAAGGTTATTGGTTAAAGCAATCTTCGATGTCGCCGTATGCTG GCTCAATGTACCATGGATCTCCTCTTCTATTATCGATCCTTGGGCCTCTCACTGGTGATAG AGGTGAAGGACAAAGCCATCTTTTATGCGG TCTGGCATTTGTAATTGCAGATTTCATCACTGCAATTCTTATTCGTGCGATTGGCCAGCTTCTCCAAGTGGCGGATATCCAGAGTTTGAAATCATTAGGAGCTAGTAAATTTTCAAAAACATcag AAAATTTTCCCGCTGGTGATATAGCCGCTCTTGTGTACCTATGGAATCCTTTGACCATCATCACGTGTTTGGGGTATTCAACATCACCGATCGAAAATCTGATGATTGTTTTGTCTCTATACGGCGCATGTAGGA GACTAGTTCCTCTTGCTGCTTTTGGATTGGTGATGGCATCTCATTTGTCCCTCTATCCCGTTATTCTAATCATACCA tTAGTTCTGTTAATAGGTTCTGGTCTAGATACACCGCCAAGAAAACTGTTTCTGCAACCAAATCATGGCGATGGTTACAAGAAAACTAATTTTTCATGGAGACGAGTTGTTTTGTTCTTTTTGTGGGCTTCTGTATGGGCACTCTATGTTCTAGTTCTGTGCAGTATTTCTCTAAAAGAGTACAGTGGCCTCGGAGAAATGTTTAAAAG AACGTATGGGTTTATTCTCAGCGTAGAAGATTTATCTCCAAACATTGGTGTCTTGTG GTACTTCTTTGCAGAGGTATTTGATTTTTTTAGAGATTTCTTCCTGATAGTATTCCATATAAACATTCTTTTCATGGTGTTACCACTTGCTATACGGTTACATCATCGACCTTGCTTTTTAGCATTTGTCTACATTGCAATCTCTTCTATTCTCAAGTCCTACCCTTCG GTTGGCGATTCCGCTCTTTACTTGGGCTTACTGGGCCTGTTTGTCAATGCATTAGCCG ATATGCAATTCTCGTTTTTCCTTTTCTCTGGGTATTTGGGGACGTTACTTCTTAGCCCTGTGATGCACAACCTGTGGATATGGCGG GGAACAGGAAATGCGAACTTTTACTTTGCTACTGCAATGGCTTATGCTTGCTTTCAG ATTATCTTAGTTGTGGAGAGTGTAAGTTCGATGCTTAACCATGATAGAGCTCTAAAGAAAGGTGCTACACCGGTTGCAAAAAAGATACAATAG
- the LOC110930421 gene encoding phosphatidylinositol glycan anchor biosynthesis class U protein isoform X2 — protein sequence MEESSGKTTKKHPWFWSSAVASIVLRLVLIVYFPNTLNFSSRPEVSTPITSLRRLAEGYWLKQSSMSPYAGSMYHGSPLLLSILGPLTGDRGEGQSHLLCGLAFVIADFITAILIRAIGQLLQVADIQSLKSLGASKFSKTSENFPAGDIAALVYLWNPLTIITCLGYSTSPIENLMIVLSLYGACRRLVPLAAFGLVMASHLSLYPVILIIPLVLLIGSGLDTPPRKLFLQPNHGDGYKKTNFSWRRVVLFFLWASVWALYVLVLCSISLKEYSGLGEMFKRYFFAEVFDFFRDFFLIVFHINILFMVLPLAIRLHHRPCFLAFVYIAISSILKSYPSVGDSALYLGLLGLFVNALADMQFSFFLFSGYLGTLLLSPVMHNLWIWRGTGNANFYFATAMAYACFQIILVVESVSSMLNHDRALKKGATPVAKKIQ from the exons ATGGAGGAATCATCGGGGAAGACAACGAAGAAGCATCCATGGTTTTGGAGTTCCGCTGTAGCTTCGATAGTGCTAAGACTAGTACTCATAGTCTACTTCCCAAACACTCTCAACTTCTCCTCTCGCCCCGAAGTCTCCACCCCCATCACAAGCCTTCGTCGCC TGGCGGAAGGTTATTGGTTAAAGCAATCTTCGATGTCGCCGTATGCTG GCTCAATGTACCATGGATCTCCTCTTCTATTATCGATCCTTGGGCCTCTCACTGGTGATAG AGGTGAAGGACAAAGCCATCTTTTATGCGG TCTGGCATTTGTAATTGCAGATTTCATCACTGCAATTCTTATTCGTGCGATTGGCCAGCTTCTCCAAGTGGCGGATATCCAGAGTTTGAAATCATTAGGAGCTAGTAAATTTTCAAAAACATcag AAAATTTTCCCGCTGGTGATATAGCCGCTCTTGTGTACCTATGGAATCCTTTGACCATCATCACGTGTTTGGGGTATTCAACATCACCGATCGAAAATCTGATGATTGTTTTGTCTCTATACGGCGCATGTAGGA GACTAGTTCCTCTTGCTGCTTTTGGATTGGTGATGGCATCTCATTTGTCCCTCTATCCCGTTATTCTAATCATACCA tTAGTTCTGTTAATAGGTTCTGGTCTAGATACACCGCCAAGAAAACTGTTTCTGCAACCAAATCATGGCGATGGTTACAAGAAAACTAATTTTTCATGGAGACGAGTTGTTTTGTTCTTTTTGTGGGCTTCTGTATGGGCACTCTATGTTCTAGTTCTGTGCAGTATTTCTCTAAAAGAGTACAGTGGCCTCGGAGAAATGTTTAAAAG GTACTTCTTTGCAGAGGTATTTGATTTTTTTAGAGATTTCTTCCTGATAGTATTCCATATAAACATTCTTTTCATGGTGTTACCACTTGCTATACGGTTACATCATCGACCTTGCTTTTTAGCATTTGTCTACATTGCAATCTCTTCTATTCTCAAGTCCTACCCTTCG GTTGGCGATTCCGCTCTTTACTTGGGCTTACTGGGCCTGTTTGTCAATGCATTAGCCG ATATGCAATTCTCGTTTTTCCTTTTCTCTGGGTATTTGGGGACGTTACTTCTTAGCCCTGTGATGCACAACCTGTGGATATGGCGG GGAACAGGAAATGCGAACTTTTACTTTGCTACTGCAATGGCTTATGCTTGCTTTCAG ATTATCTTAGTTGTGGAGAGTGTAAGTTCGATGCTTAACCATGATAGAGCTCTAAAGAAAGGTGCTACACCGGTTGCAAAAAAGATACAATAG
- the LOC110932425 gene encoding cytochrome P450 87A3, with the protein MWHIGLCIAALVVISITYWVYKWRNPKCNGNLPPGSMGLPLFGESLQFFAPNRRWDTPPFFKERIERYGTIFRTSLVGLPVIVSSDSELNQMVFQQEGHLFQLWYPDSMTKVLGKQNLGSLHGYMHKYLKNMVQNLVGHASLKKMILEVESVTTRHIEKWANQETVELRTATADMIFDLTAKKLISYDLEKSSENLRENFDDFMMGLVSIPLAIPGTAHHKCLKGRKKVMKVLKNMLEERRAKPNEANTDFFDYVLEELKKDDTILTEEIALDLMFLLLFASFETTSLAVIVAIKLLTDNPRALKELTEEHEKILRDRENPVSGLTWKEYKSMTFTFQVINETLRLGNVVPALFRKALKDVKFKGYTIPSGWVVIVCPPAVHLNHENYADPLDFNPWRWKDLDLTGASQNFMAFGGGLRFCSGADFARLEMAIFLHCIVTRYRWQLVKGGGIVRTPGLQFPDGFYVRFSKKDKHN; encoded by the exons ATGTGGCATATTGGTCTCTGCATTGCAGCTTTGGTTGTGATCAGCATTACATATTGGGTATACAAATGGAGGAACCCTAAATGTAATGGCAACCTTCCTCCTGGTTCAATGGGCTTGCCGCTATTCGGTGAAAGCCTACAGTTTTTTGCGCCTAATCGAAGATGGGACACCCCTCCCTTTTTCAAGGAAAGAATTGAAAG ATATGGGACGATATTCCGCACCAGTTTGGTTGGGCTGCCGGTTATAGTCTCGAGCGATTCAGAGCTTAACCAAATGGTGTTCCAACAAGAGGGTCATTTGTTCCAACTTTGGTACCCAGATAGCATGACAAAGGTACTAGGGAAACAAAATTTAGGTTCTTTGCATGGGTACATGCATAAGTATCTCAAGAACATGGTACAAAATCTAGTTGGTCATGCAAGCCTTAAAAAGATGATTCTTGAAGTTGAAAGTGTGACAACAAGACATATAGAGAAGTGGGCCAATCAAGAGACTGTAGAGTTGAGAACAGCGACAGCAGAT ATGATATTTGATCTCACCGCCAAAAAACTGATAAGTTATGATCTAGAGAAGTCATCTGAGAATCTAAGAGAGAACTTTGATGATTTTATGATGGGTTTAGTTTCAATCCCTCTTGCGATTCCAGGAACCGCACATCACAAGTGTCTAAAG GGAAGAAAGAAGGTGATGAAGGTGCTCAAGAACATGCTAGAGGAAAGACGCGCTAAACCTAATGAGGCGAACACCGATTTCTTTGATTATGTTCTTGAGGAACTCAAGAAAGATGATACAATCCTTACAGAAGAGATTGCCCTGGACTTGATGTTTTTGCTTTTGTTTGCAAGCTTTGAAACAACTTCGCTTGCGGTTATAGTTGCTATCAAGCTTCTAACGGACAACCCTCGGGCATTAAAGGAATTAACC GAAGAACATGAGAAAATCCTCAGAGATCGGGAAAACCCCGTGTCTGGGCTTACGTGGAAAGAATATAAGTCGATGACATTCACATTTCAG GTTATAAATGAAACACTAAGACTGGGGAATGTAGTTCCTGCATTGTTTAGAAAAGCTCTAAAAGATGTCAAGTTCAAAG GCTATACAATTCCATCTGGCTGGGTGGTGATAGTATGTCCCCCGGCCGTTCATTTAAACCATGAGAATTATGCGGATCCACTTGACTTTAATCCATGGCGATGGAAG GATTTGGATTTGACAGGTGCATCACAGAATTTCATGGCTTTTGGAGGTGGCCTAAGGTTTTGTTCTGGTGCAGATTTCGCTAGACTTGAGATGGCTATCTTTCTTCATTGTATAGTGACACGATATCG GTGGCAACTAGTGAAAGGAGGTGGAATCGTTCGAACTCCAGGTTTACAATTTCCAGATGGCTTTTATGTCCGTTTTTCCAAGAAAGATAAGCATAACTAA
- the LOC110930421 gene encoding phosphatidylinositol glycan anchor biosynthesis class U protein isoform X4 has protein sequence MLAQCTMDLLFYYRSLGLSLVIEVKDKAIFYADFITAILIRAIGQLLQVADIQSLKSLGASKFSKTSENFPAGDIAALVYLWNPLTIITCLGYSTSPIENLMIVLSLYGACRRLVPLAAFGLVMASHLSLYPVILIIPLVLLIGSGLDTPPRKLFLQPNHGDGYKKTNFSWRRVVLFFLWASVWALYVLVLCSISLKEYSGLGEMFKRTYGFILSVEDLSPNIGVLWYFFAEVFDFFRDFFLIVFHINILFMVLPLAIRLHHRPCFLAFVYIAISSILKSYPSVGDSALYLGLLGLFVNALADMQFSFFLFSGYLGTLLLSPVMHNLWIWRGTGNANFYFATAMAYACFQIILVVESVSSMLNHDRALKKGATPVAKKIQ, from the exons ATGCTG GCTCAATGTACCATGGATCTCCTCTTCTATTATCGATCCTTGGGCCTCTCACTGGTGATAG AGGTGAAGGACAAAGCCATCTTTTATGCGG ATTTCATCACTGCAATTCTTATTCGTGCGATTGGCCAGCTTCTCCAAGTGGCGGATATCCAGAGTTTGAAATCATTAGGAGCTAGTAAATTTTCAAAAACATcag AAAATTTTCCCGCTGGTGATATAGCCGCTCTTGTGTACCTATGGAATCCTTTGACCATCATCACGTGTTTGGGGTATTCAACATCACCGATCGAAAATCTGATGATTGTTTTGTCTCTATACGGCGCATGTAGGA GACTAGTTCCTCTTGCTGCTTTTGGATTGGTGATGGCATCTCATTTGTCCCTCTATCCCGTTATTCTAATCATACCA tTAGTTCTGTTAATAGGTTCTGGTCTAGATACACCGCCAAGAAAACTGTTTCTGCAACCAAATCATGGCGATGGTTACAAGAAAACTAATTTTTCATGGAGACGAGTTGTTTTGTTCTTTTTGTGGGCTTCTGTATGGGCACTCTATGTTCTAGTTCTGTGCAGTATTTCTCTAAAAGAGTACAGTGGCCTCGGAGAAATGTTTAAAAG AACGTATGGGTTTATTCTCAGCGTAGAAGATTTATCTCCAAACATTGGTGTCTTGTG GTACTTCTTTGCAGAGGTATTTGATTTTTTTAGAGATTTCTTCCTGATAGTATTCCATATAAACATTCTTTTCATGGTGTTACCACTTGCTATACGGTTACATCATCGACCTTGCTTTTTAGCATTTGTCTACATTGCAATCTCTTCTATTCTCAAGTCCTACCCTTCG GTTGGCGATTCCGCTCTTTACTTGGGCTTACTGGGCCTGTTTGTCAATGCATTAGCCG ATATGCAATTCTCGTTTTTCCTTTTCTCTGGGTATTTGGGGACGTTACTTCTTAGCCCTGTGATGCACAACCTGTGGATATGGCGG GGAACAGGAAATGCGAACTTTTACTTTGCTACTGCAATGGCTTATGCTTGCTTTCAG ATTATCTTAGTTGTGGAGAGTGTAAGTTCGATGCTTAACCATGATAGAGCTCTAAAGAAAGGTGCTACACCGGTTGCAAAAAAGATACAATAG